A section of the Nitrospirota bacterium genome encodes:
- the trpD gene encoding anthranilate phosphoribosyltransferase: MIKEAIAKLADRLNLTEAESEAVMEEIMTGQATPAQVASYLTALRMKGETVEEITGAAIVMRNKAARIRVNDPDAIDTCGTGGDRLHTFNISTTAAFIVAGAGVTVAKHGNRSVSSMCGSADVLRALGVNIDIKPEKVERCINEAGIGFLFAPLYHPAMKHAVVPRQEIGIRTMFNILGPLTNPAGAARQVVGVYSPHLTEILARVLLNIGAKHCLVVHGSDGLDEITITGETAVSEGRGGEVRTYTIRPSDFGMRAASIEDIRGGSPEENARIVLQILEGEKGPKRDVVLLNAAAGILVSGRAADFSHAIIEAEKSIVAGAALAKLESLKRMTNQG, from the coding sequence ATGATTAAAGAAGCCATTGCCAAACTTGCAGACAGGTTAAACCTGACAGAGGCTGAGTCTGAGGCTGTTATGGAGGAGATCATGACAGGCCAGGCGACTCCTGCACAGGTTGCATCATATCTCACTGCCCTCAGGATGAAAGGGGAGACGGTTGAGGAGATCACAGGCGCCGCAATAGTGATGCGTAATAAGGCAGCGAGAATAAGGGTAAATGACCCTGATGCTATAGATACATGCGGCACCGGCGGCGACCGCCTTCATACGTTTAATATTTCCACGACAGCTGCCTTTATAGTTGCAGGTGCAGGGGTAACTGTGGCAAAGCACGGCAACCGCTCTGTATCAAGCATGTGCGGCAGTGCAGATGTGCTGAGGGCCCTTGGTGTGAACATAGATATAAAACCTGAGAAGGTTGAGAGGTGTATCAATGAGGCAGGAATAGGTTTTTTGTTTGCGCCCCTGTATCATCCTGCGATGAAGCATGCAGTTGTGCCAAGGCAGGAGATAGGGATCAGGACTATGTTTAATATACTTGGTCCGCTGACTAATCCGGCGGGCGCTGCGCGTCAGGTGGTTGGTGTGTATTCGCCGCACCTCACGGAGATCCTTGCACGCGTGTTGTTGAATATTGGGGCAAAGCACTGCCTTGTGGTTCATGGAAGTGACGGTCTTGATGAAATTACAATAACAGGTGAGACGGCCGTTAGCGAGGGGAGGGGCGGAGAGGTCAGGACCTATACAATCAGGCCTTCTGATTTCGGGATGCGTGCAGCGTCTATAGAAGACATAAGAGGCGGCAGTCCAGAGGAAAACGCCCGCATCGTTTTGCAGATACTGGAGGGCGAGAAAGGGCCAAAACGGGATGTAGTCCTGTTGAATGCGGCAGCAGGTATCCTTGTGTCAGGCAGGGCGGCTGATTTCAGCCACGCCATTATAGAGGCTGAAAAGTCTATAGTTGCAGGGGCTGCCCTTGCTAAACTTGAATCGTTGAAAAGGATGACTAACCAGGGGTAG
- the trpE gene encoding anthranilate synthase component I, with protein MYHPTFEEFCKKAEQGNLIPVYKEILADLETPVSAFLKIDKGDYSFLLESVEGKEKWARYTFLGSKPRVIIRADQRGVTRVRDGVVTTKSYENPLDAVKEEMSLYKPVLDENLPRFFGGAVGYMTYDMIRHFEEVEIEKRGEFTHIPDLFFVITDTLLIFDNHLHTIKAVHNAHIKDNDLKAAYEKAIEKIDEVVEELWGPLKHSHYSRGGDHVNLQWSSNVTKDEFMEKVDRAKEYIAAGDIFQVQISQRFSLDTTSNPLDIYRALRRINPSPYMFYLRYGDLHVVGSSPEVLVRLEGSRVETRPIAGTRRRGRSPEDDMRMEKELISDPKERAEHIMLVDLGRNDIGRVCRKGSVSVNELMVIERYSHVMHLVSNVIGEIDPQYDGFDLLEACFPAGTVTGAPKIRSMEIIEELESSNRGLYAGSVGYFSFQGNMDACITIRTVVIKGNKAYLQAAAGIVADSEPEKEYLETTNKMKGMVKAIEMAERGLE; from the coding sequence ATGTATCATCCAACCTTTGAAGAATTCTGCAAAAAGGCGGAGCAGGGGAACCTTATCCCTGTTTATAAAGAGATCCTAGCCGACCTTGAAACACCTGTCTCTGCGTTTCTCAAGATAGATAAGGGTGATTACTCATTCCTGCTTGAAAGCGTCGAGGGAAAAGAGAAATGGGCCAGGTATACTTTTCTTGGAAGTAAACCAAGGGTGATTATAAGGGCGGATCAGAGGGGAGTAACAAGGGTAAGGGATGGTGTCGTGACAACAAAGTCCTATGAAAATCCCCTTGATGCAGTCAAGGAGGAGATGTCCCTTTATAAACCTGTCCTTGATGAAAACCTTCCGAGATTTTTTGGCGGCGCTGTGGGTTATATGACCTATGACATGATCAGGCATTTTGAAGAAGTAGAAATAGAAAAACGGGGTGAGTTTACCCACATCCCTGACCTTTTTTTTGTTATTACTGATACCCTTCTGATCTTTGACAATCATCTTCATACTATAAAAGCAGTTCACAATGCCCATATCAAGGATAACGATCTGAAGGCTGCATATGAGAAGGCCATAGAAAAAATAGACGAAGTTGTGGAAGAGCTGTGGGGTCCTCTAAAGCATAGCCACTATTCAAGAGGTGGTGACCATGTCAATCTCCAATGGTCATCTAATGTGACTAAAGATGAATTCATGGAGAAGGTTGACAGGGCTAAAGAGTATATAGCTGCCGGAGATATATTCCAGGTTCAGATATCCCAGCGGTTCAGCCTTGATACCACTTCGAATCCCCTTGATATCTACAGGGCACTCAGGAGGATTAATCCATCTCCCTATATGTTTTATCTCAGGTATGGAGACCTGCATGTTGTAGGCAGCTCACCTGAGGTTTTGGTCAGGCTGGAAGGAAGCCGTGTTGAGACAAGGCCGATAGCCGGTACGAGGAGGAGGGGCAGGAGTCCTGAGGATGATATGCGCATGGAGAAGGAACTCATATCTGATCCCAAGGAGCGGGCTGAACATATTATGCTGGTGGACCTTGGACGGAACGACATTGGCAGGGTTTGCAGGAAAGGGAGTGTATCGGTTAATGAATTGATGGTCATTGAGAGATATTCACATGTTATGCACCTCGTATCCAACGTCATTGGCGAGATTGACCCTCAGTATGATGGTTTTGATCTCCTTGAGGCCTGTTTCCCTGCAGGAACAGTCACAGGCGCTCCAAAGATACGTTCAATGGAGATAATAGAGGAACTGGAATCATCCAACAGGGGGCTCTATGCAGGTTCTGTGGGGTACTTCAGTTTTCAGGGTAATATGGATGCATGCATAACCATCAGGACTGTTGTGATAAAAGGAAATAAGGCATACCTCCAGGCCGCAGCAGGTATTGTGGCAGATTCAGAACCTGAGAAAGAGTATCTTGAGACAACCAATAAGATGAAGGGAATGGTCAAAGCGATTGAGATGGCGGAGAGAGGATTGGAGTAA
- the pabA gene encoding aminodeoxychorismate/anthranilate synthase component II, with protein MLLIIDNYDSFTYNLVQYLGELGQEMEVYRNDKIGIEEIEYLSPERIVISPGPCTPKEAGISVELIKAFAGKIPILGVCLGHQSIAEAFGGEVIRNYRLMHGKTSMIRHDGRTIFAGLPNPFEATRYHSLVVKKETLPSCLEISAETDEGEIMGIRHREYKVEGVQFHPESILTTAGKDLLWNFVNL; from the coding sequence ATGCTGCTCATAATAGATAACTATGATTCATTTACATATAATCTGGTACAGTATCTTGGCGAGCTGGGACAGGAGATGGAGGTGTACCGTAACGACAAGATCGGTATTGAGGAGATAGAATATCTGTCTCCTGAAAGGATAGTGATCTCTCCCGGCCCATGTACGCCTAAGGAGGCTGGAATATCTGTGGAATTGATCAAAGCATTTGCCGGCAAGATACCCATCCTCGGCGTCTGTCTTGGTCACCAGTCAATTGCAGAGGCATTCGGCGGAGAAGTGATCAGAAACTACAGGCTGATGCACGGCAAGACGTCAATGATACGTCACGACGGCAGGACGATATTTGCCGGACTCCCCAATCCATTTGAGGCAACGAGGTATCATTCACTGGTAGTAAAAAAAGAGACACTTCCTTCCTGTCTTGAGATAAGCGCTGAGACTGATGAAGGTGAGATTATGGGTATAAGGCACAGGGAGTATAAGGTCGAAGGAGTACAGTTTCATCCTGAGTCTATATTGACCACAGCAGGAAAGGACCTGCTGTGGAATTTTGTTAATTTATAG